The Cystobacter fuscus DSM 2262 genome includes a window with the following:
- a CDS encoding M13 family metallopeptidase, translated as MTIHNRRIPGAARVVLTTSAAAWLAACATSAPLDKAPAPTQPTAEAAPPARSPKPTYGGFGVDTAGMDTSVAPGDNFYRFVNGTWHDKVEIPADRSSYGMFTTLAEEASRRTRALIEESAGANAPEGSEVRKLGDLFASFMDEAAIEAKGMAPLAPELGRIAAIANRKQLAAALGDTLRADVDPLNTGHVNTDRLLGLWVSEDLNEPSRYAAYLLQGGLGLPDRDYYLVDNERFTEVRQKYQQHIAAMLRLAGITDPEARAKRILELERDIARVHWSQVDTRDVLKANNPWPREELARRAPGLDWDTYLGAAGLGQQREFIVWQPSALTGIAKLVGGAPLQTWKDYLTFHAIERAAPFLPKAFVEENFAFNGRVLSGAQQLRERWKRGVDVTGGAMGEAIGKLYVEKYFPPEAKAEADKMVRNIIAAFDRRIDALAWMSPETKKRAKEKLATLQVGIGHPARWRDYSELEIVRGDAYGNTERASRFEYQRDLRKLGKPVDRSEWFMVPQLVNALNSPQQNSIIFPAAILQPPFFDAHADPAVNYGGIGSVIGHEIVHSFDDVGAQFDARGKLENWWTQQDAAKFKAAGQALAAQYSAYRPLPDVSVNGELTLGENIADVAGLAIAHDAYRLSLGGQPAPVLDGFSGEQRFFLGFGQVWRNKYREPTLRRLLLTDGHSPGEYRASTVRNQDAWYEAFGATPGQALYLAPEQRVRIW; from the coding sequence GTATCCCGGGCGCCGCACGCGTGGTGCTCACGACCAGTGCGGCCGCGTGGCTCGCCGCGTGTGCCACGTCCGCGCCGCTGGACAAGGCACCCGCGCCGACGCAGCCCACCGCGGAGGCCGCCCCCCCGGCCCGCTCGCCGAAACCCACCTACGGTGGCTTTGGCGTGGACACCGCGGGAATGGACACCTCCGTCGCGCCCGGTGACAACTTCTACCGCTTCGTCAATGGCACGTGGCACGACAAGGTGGAGATCCCCGCCGACAGGTCGAGCTACGGCATGTTCACCACGCTCGCGGAAGAGGCGAGCCGGCGCACGCGCGCGCTGATCGAGGAGTCCGCGGGCGCCAACGCGCCCGAGGGCAGCGAGGTCCGCAAGCTGGGTGACCTGTTCGCGAGCTTCATGGACGAGGCGGCCATCGAGGCGAAGGGCATGGCACCGCTCGCGCCCGAGCTCGGCCGCATCGCCGCCATCGCCAACCGCAAGCAGCTCGCCGCCGCCCTCGGCGACACCCTGCGCGCCGATGTGGATCCGCTCAACACGGGCCACGTCAACACGGACCGGCTGCTCGGCCTCTGGGTGTCCGAGGACCTGAACGAGCCCTCCCGTTATGCCGCCTATCTGCTGCAAGGAGGCCTGGGGCTGCCGGATCGCGACTACTACCTCGTCGACAACGAGCGCTTCACGGAGGTCCGTCAGAAATACCAGCAGCACATCGCCGCCATGCTGCGCCTGGCGGGCATCACCGACCCGGAGGCCCGGGCCAAACGCATCCTCGAGCTCGAGCGCGACATCGCGCGGGTGCATTGGAGCCAGGTGGACACGCGGGACGTGCTCAAGGCCAACAATCCCTGGCCCCGGGAGGAGCTGGCGCGGCGCGCGCCCGGCCTCGACTGGGACACCTACCTGGGCGCCGCGGGCCTCGGGCAACAGCGCGAGTTCATCGTCTGGCAGCCGAGCGCGCTGACGGGAATCGCGAAGCTCGTCGGTGGCGCGCCCCTGCAGACCTGGAAGGACTACCTGACCTTCCACGCCATCGAGCGCGCCGCGCCCTTCCTGCCCAAGGCCTTCGTCGAGGAGAACTTCGCGTTCAATGGCCGGGTGCTCTCCGGCGCGCAACAGTTGCGCGAGCGCTGGAAGCGGGGCGTCGACGTGACCGGCGGGGCGATGGGCGAGGCCATCGGCAAGCTCTACGTCGAGAAGTATTTCCCGCCGGAGGCCAAGGCGGAGGCCGACAAGATGGTGCGCAACATCATCGCGGCGTTCGATCGGCGCATCGACGCCCTGGCGTGGATGTCCCCGGAGACGAAGAAGCGCGCGAAGGAGAAGCTCGCCACCCTCCAGGTGGGCATCGGCCACCCGGCCCGGTGGCGTGACTACTCGGAGCTGGAGATCGTGCGGGGGGACGCCTACGGCAACACCGAGCGCGCGTCGCGCTTCGAGTACCAGCGCGACCTGCGCAAGCTCGGCAAGCCGGTGGACAGGTCGGAGTGGTTCATGGTTCCGCAGCTCGTGAACGCGCTGAACTCCCCGCAGCAGAACTCCATCATCTTCCCCGCGGCCATCCTCCAACCGCCCTTCTTCGACGCGCACGCGGACCCGGCGGTGAACTACGGTGGCATCGGCTCCGTCATCGGGCACGAAATCGTTCACAGCTTCGACGACGTGGGCGCGCAGTTCGACGCGCGCGGCAAGCTGGAGAACTGGTGGACCCAGCAGGACGCGGCGAAGTTCAAGGCGGCTGGCCAGGCGCTCGCCGCGCAGTACAGCGCCTACCGGCCGCTGCCCGACGTCTCGGTCAACGGCGAGCTGACCCTCGGCGAGAACATCGCCGATGTCGCCGGGCTGGCGATCGCCCATGACGCCTACCGGCTGTCACTGGGTGGGCAGCCGGCGCCGGTGCTCGATGGCTTCTCCGGCGAGCAGCGCTTCTTCCTCGGCTTCGGTCAGGTCTGGCGCAACAAGTACCGCGAGCCGACGCTCCGCCGCCTGCTGCTGACGGATGGGCACTCGCCGGGCGAGTACCGCGCCTCGACCGTGCGCAACCAGGATGCCTGGTACGAGGCCTTTGGCGCCACGCCTGGTCAGGCCCTCTACCTCGCTCCCGAGCAGCGCGTGCGCATCTGGTGA
- a CDS encoding glutathione S-transferase N-terminal domain-containing protein: protein MPAALEELARPVLIGRSSSHFTRVTRIFAAEMRVDYSFQVVRDLMSSNPEDYGGNPALRIPVLRTSRGVWFGALNVCRELWRRSSPSPRVVWPEDLDEPLLANAQELVLQAMATEVALIMAGLAGTSDSDAHRAKMRKGLSNMMSWLEENARPALASLPPHRDLSFLEVSLFCLVTHLEFRGVLPTDSYSELNTFCQRFATRASSGETTYRFDT, encoded by the coding sequence ATGCCCGCTGCACTCGAAGAACTCGCCAGACCAGTCCTCATCGGCCGCTCGAGCTCACACTTCACGCGCGTCACGCGGATCTTCGCCGCGGAGATGCGCGTCGACTACTCCTTCCAGGTGGTGCGCGACCTCATGTCCTCCAATCCGGAGGACTACGGCGGCAACCCCGCGCTCCGCATCCCGGTCTTGCGGACGTCCCGAGGTGTCTGGTTCGGTGCGCTCAATGTCTGTCGCGAGCTGTGGCGGCGCTCGAGTCCCAGTCCCCGCGTGGTCTGGCCAGAAGACCTCGACGAGCCATTGCTCGCCAATGCGCAGGAGCTCGTGCTTCAGGCCATGGCGACGGAAGTGGCGCTGATCATGGCCGGGCTGGCCGGCACCAGCGACAGCGATGCCCACCGCGCGAAGATGCGAAAGGGGTTGAGCAACATGATGTCGTGGCTGGAGGAGAACGCGAGGCCCGCGCTCGCCTCGCTCCCGCCGCATCGGGACCTGAGCTTCCTGGAGGTCTCGCTCTTCTGCCTCGTGACCCATCTGGAGTTTCGGGGCGTCTTGCCGACTGACTCCTACTCCGAGCTGAACACGTTCTGTCAGCGGTTCGCGACGCGAGCTTCCAGCGGCGAGACCACCTATCGCTTCGACACGTGA
- a CDS encoding TetR/AcrR family transcriptional regulator: MGNREDLLAGARRCLYEKGYARTTARDIAAAAGTSLAAIGYHFKSTEALMNAALVQTCEAWGEEMKRALAAELLPEASPLERFEAIWKRVFESFATHRGMVSASLEVYASIGHVPEVREQLATGLEAGRVQMAQLFQNLDATADRKAWAVGSFYQALLSGLLLQWLVDPERAPSSKDLTDALRTIAASVEPTGTKDKLQKGKAKKGKAPPAGGKRG, from the coding sequence ATGGGAAATCGTGAGGATCTGCTCGCGGGAGCCAGGCGCTGCCTGTACGAGAAGGGGTACGCGCGGACGACAGCACGCGACATCGCCGCCGCGGCGGGAACGAGCCTGGCGGCGATCGGCTACCACTTCAAATCCACCGAGGCGCTGATGAACGCGGCCCTCGTCCAGACGTGCGAGGCGTGGGGCGAGGAGATGAAGCGCGCGCTGGCCGCCGAGCTCTTACCCGAGGCCTCGCCCCTGGAACGGTTCGAGGCCATCTGGAAGCGGGTGTTCGAGTCGTTCGCCACGCACCGGGGGATGGTGTCCGCGAGCCTCGAGGTCTACGCGAGCATCGGGCACGTGCCGGAGGTCCGCGAGCAGCTCGCCACCGGTCTGGAGGCGGGGCGCGTCCAAATGGCCCAGCTGTTCCAGAACCTGGATGCCACCGCCGACAGGAAGGCGTGGGCGGTCGGCTCGTTCTACCAGGCGCTCCTCAGCGGGTTGCTGCTGCAATGGCTGGTGGATCCGGAGCGCGCTCCCTCGAGCAAGGACCTGACGGACGCGCTGCGGACCATCGCGGCGAGCGTCGAGCCGACCGGCACGAAGGACAAGCTCCAGAAGGGCAAGGCGAAGAAAGGCAAGGCGCCCCCGGCCGGTGGCAAGCGGGGCTGA